TGGACAGCGTAAAGCTCGACAGGCCCTGTCAACTTTCTGAGACCCATCTGGAGGCCTTCAGGGCCATTGTGGGGCCCAAAAACGTGACCACTGAGGACTACCCAAGGCTGGCCGTGGCCTACGGTAAAACCGGCTACGACGCAGCCCGCCTGCGTGAGAAGCGGGTCGACAGCCTGCCTGATGTGGTGCTCTACCCCAGCGAGACCGAAGAAATTGAGAAAATAGTGGCCTATTGTACAGAGCATAGCATCCCCCTGTACGTGTACGGCGGGGGCAGCAGCGTGACCCGGGGCGTGGAGCCCATCAAGGGCGGCGTTTCGCTGGATATGCGCAAAAATTTTAATAGAGTGCTGTCCTTCAACGAGACCGACCAGACCATCACGGTGCAGAGCGGCATCTCCGGCCCGCAGCTGGAGGACGCCCTTGAAAACGCCCCGGCGCGCTTTGGGGCCAGGCGTGCCTATACCTGCGGCCACTTTCCGCAGTCCTTTGAGTACAGCAGTGTTGGCGGCTGGGTTGTCACCCGCGGCGCGGGCCAGAACAGCACCTACTACGGCTGTATCACCGATATTGTGCTGTCCCAGAAATACGCCACGCCCATCGGCGTCATCCAGACCAGCCACTACCCCAGAGAGGCCACCGGGCCTGATCTCAACCAGATCATGATGGGCGGCGAAGGCGCTTTTGGCGTGCTCACCGAGGTCACCCTCAAGGTATTCCGCTATATGCCGGAAAACAGAAAACGCTTCTCCTATATTTTTAAGGACTGGGAAACTGCCAGAAAGGCTGCCCGTGAGATGATGCAGTGCGAGGCTGGTTATTCTTCCGTCTTCCGCCTGTCCGATGCCGAGGAAACAAACCTCATGCTGCGGCTCTACAATGTAGACGAGACCCCGCTGTGGAAGCTCCTGGACCTCCGGGGTTACGAAAACATGCGGCGGTGCCTGTTCTTGGGCTTTACCGACGGCGAGAAAGGCTTTTCCAAAAATGTGGCGAAAAATATTTGGCGCATCGCCCACCGCTACGGAGGTATGAGCCTGACCTCCTACGTGACCAAAAGCTGGGAAAAGGGACGCTTTAACGACCCTTATCTGCGGGACACCATGCTGGACTTCGGCGTGATGACCGACACCCTGGAATGCTCAGTCAACTGGTCTAATATGGGCAAAGTCCATAAAGAGGTGCGCGCTGTGTGCCACGCCCTGCCAAACACCATTGTCACCACGCATATGTCTCACTGCTATCCACAGGGCGCCAACCTGTACTTTATCTTCATCACCAGAATGTCCGACGCTGAGGCCTTTAAGGCCTACCACGCCACCATTCTGGACGCGATTCAGAAATCCGGCGCAGCCATGAGCCACCACCACGGCATCGGCAAAATGTTCGCACCCTGGCTGGAAGGCCAGATCGGGCGTAAGGAGTACGGTGTCTACCGGGCGCTGAAAAATTATTTCGACCCCGGCTACAACATGAACCCCGGCGGCACACTGGGGCTGGATTTGGAAGAAGGGGAGAAACGGTTCTTAAAAGAAATTGAGAATTGAAAATGGAGAATCAAGAGTTGATAGTTTAAGAACAAATTTGCCAAAGGCAAATTTGCGCCAATAACTATCCACTGAATTGAAAGGGGGAGGCAAGCATGAATGACCGAATTGTACTTGTGTTTGACGTTGGCACCCAGAGCTCCAGAGCGGAGCTTGTAAGTGACCGGGGCGAAATCCTGGGGAAAAGCCAGATCCGGCACGAGCCGCCCTATGTCTCAAAGGAGCCCGGCTTTGCCGAGCGGGACCCGGAGCTGTATTACCAGAATATCTGTGAGGCGGCAAGGCAGCTCAAGGAGAGCTGCCCGGCTTTGTGGAACCGGATCGAGGGCGTTTCCATCACCACCATCCGGGATACCGTGGTGTGTGTGGACAGAGAGGGAAAGCCCCTGCGGCCGGCCATCCTGTGGATGGACAAACGCCTGGCGAGCGGCGCGCCCAATCTGCCTCAGCTCTCAAAGGTGCTTTTTAAGGCCGTTGGGATGGATGCCACCGCCAAACTCCAATACCAGAAATCCCACTGCAACTGGATAGCCGAGAATGAGCCGGAAATCTGGGAAAAGACCCACCAGTACCTGCTGCTCAGCGGCTACCTGATCTACCGCCTCACCGGTAACATGGCCGACACGGCGGCCAGCCAGGTGGGGCATATCCCCTTTGATACTCAGCAGCGGGGGTGGCAGAAAAAGGGCGCCCTGACCCGTCCCATCTTTGATGTCGAAACCGAAAAGCTCTGCCCCATCGTGGAATCCGGCGAAGTGTTGGGGAAAATTACCCCGGAGGCCGCTGAGGACACCGGCCTGGCGGAGGGACTGCCACTCATTGCCTCCGGATCTGACAAGGCCTGCGAGGTGCTGGGCATGGGCTGCACCACTAAGGAAAAGGCCGCTATCGGTCTGGGCACCACCGCCATGATTACCTTTACCATCGACCGTTATCTGGAGCCGGAGCGGTTTATCCCGCCCTATCCTTCCATTATCCCGGGGAATTTCACCCCAGAGATCGAGATATTCCGGGGCTACTGGCTCATCTCCTGGTTTAAGCAGGAATTTGCCGAAAAGGAGGTACGCCAGGCCAGAGAGCTGGGCGTCCCGGCCGAGGAACTGCTGAACCAGCGCCTCAAAGAGATAACGGCCGGCTGTGAGGGCCTGCTGTTCCAGCCCTATTTTACCCCCAATGTCACCATGCCCACCGCCCGTGGTGCTGTCATTGGCTTTTCAGACTGCCATACCCGTATTCATATTTACAGAGCCATTATCGAGGGCATAAACTTCGCGCTTATGGACGGCATGCGCCTCATGGAAAGACGGGCGGGTCACTGCTTTGAGGAAATCTATCTGGGTGGCGGCGGTTCTCAGAGCGATGAGATCTGCCAGATCACAGCCGATATGTTTGGCCTCCCCGCAGTCCGTACCCAGACCCATGAGGTGGCAGGCATCGGCTGCGCCGAAGCCGCCTTTGTGGGCCTTGGCGCCTTTAAGGACTACCATGAGGCTGTGGACGCCATGGTGCACAAAAAGGATGTTTTTACCCCGGATATGGAGCAGTATAAAATATATAGCGAGCTCTATACCGAGGTGTTTAAAAACATCTACGGCTGCCTGTCAGGGCTCTATGGCAGGCTGCACGAAATTTACCACAGAAAATAAAAAAGAACGAAAAAAGAAGATGCGGCGTATTGCCGCATCTTCTCAATTTCAGACTAGTAAAAGAATATTGTCTCTGAAGCTCTGATTGTAAGTCGTATCTAAAAATGAGCGCGCGCCTTCGGGAGTGAGCGGATATTTCTCTTTGTGCGCCTTCCAGTCAAAAGCGTATTTGGAGTCAAATGTCTCGATGGAGGGATCAACACAATAGTTTTCGGTGTTCAGGGCCATACCGTAAGGGGTACCGGCATTGTCGTAAACCGCGTAATCCCGGAGGAAATCGGTCAGAGCATAGAGGTTGTCAAGATTCATATCCTCAGCAGCCATCGGCGCTTTGTCGAAGTTAAAGAGATAGCCGCCGCCAGGGAGCATAATATCCAGAAGCTCCTTAGCCTTGTCGATACATTGCTGCGGGGTTCCAGTTTTCAGGAGGGCGAGAGGATAAAAACCGACGAGGATAAATTTATCGCCCAGCTTTTCCTTAAACAGTTTGGGATCGCCGTACTCAAAGGCGAGAATAGTTCCCGCAGGCAATTCTCTTAGAAGATCCAGGTAGCGGGTCCAGTCGCCCTCACAGAAAGCACGGACTCGAGCGCCTCTGGCAGCCAACTGCTCCAGTAATTTTTTGTAGGTTGGGAACCAAAGCTCCTCTACATCCTTGGGGCGCATGAAAGGCGGCATGTGAAGCGGATTGCCGATAAAGCCCTCGGGATGCGGGTTAGGAGGAAGCGCAAAGCGGTACATCAGAGGAAGAAGTGCTTCGCAGGCTTCTTTGATCTGAGACTTATGGCGTCTTAAATCCATGCTGATGCCGCTAAATCCGCGTAGCTGGTCGCTCAGAAAATCGAAGGGGGCGGCGACAAATCCTCCTGAGCCCAGAGGGGCGCCAGGATAATAACCATACCTTTCGATTAAGTACCTGAGCGTCTGTCCCATTTGTCCGGTTAATTTTTGAACAGCGCTCTGAGCGGCGTTTAAGGCCAAGGTGCGCTCGAT
The DNA window shown above is from Eubacterium limosum and carries:
- a CDS encoding FAD-binding oxidoreductase produces the protein MSHKPYKGFEPKWVKTPAPADSYRSIFRWGDPEFVKYPKESLFKMMKEKFQVTDEDFKTYAGDIGMDSVKLDRPCQLSETHLEAFRAIVGPKNVTTEDYPRLAVAYGKTGYDAARLREKRVDSLPDVVLYPSETEEIEKIVAYCTEHSIPLYVYGGGSSVTRGVEPIKGGVSLDMRKNFNRVLSFNETDQTITVQSGISGPQLEDALENAPARFGARRAYTCGHFPQSFEYSSVGGWVVTRGAGQNSTYYGCITDIVLSQKYATPIGVIQTSHYPREATGPDLNQIMMGGEGAFGVLTEVTLKVFRYMPENRKRFSYIFKDWETARKAAREMMQCEAGYSSVFRLSDAEETNLMLRLYNVDETPLWKLLDLRGYENMRRCLFLGFTDGEKGFSKNVAKNIWRIAHRYGGMSLTSYVTKSWEKGRFNDPYLRDTMLDFGVMTDTLECSVNWSNMGKVHKEVRAVCHALPNTIVTTHMSHCYPQGANLYFIFITRMSDAEAFKAYHATILDAIQKSGAAMSHHHGIGKMFAPWLEGQIGRKEYGVYRALKNYFDPGYNMNPGGTLGLDLEEGEKRFLKEIEN
- a CDS encoding FGGY-family carbohydrate kinase, producing MNDRIVLVFDVGTQSSRAELVSDRGEILGKSQIRHEPPYVSKEPGFAERDPELYYQNICEAARQLKESCPALWNRIEGVSITTIRDTVVCVDREGKPLRPAILWMDKRLASGAPNLPQLSKVLFKAVGMDATAKLQYQKSHCNWIAENEPEIWEKTHQYLLLSGYLIYRLTGNMADTAASQVGHIPFDTQQRGWQKKGALTRPIFDVETEKLCPIVESGEVLGKITPEAAEDTGLAEGLPLIASGSDKACEVLGMGCTTKEKAAIGLGTTAMITFTIDRYLEPERFIPPYPSIIPGNFTPEIEIFRGYWLISWFKQEFAEKEVRQARELGVPAEELLNQRLKEITAGCEGLLFQPYFTPNVTMPTARGAVIGFSDCHTRIHIYRAIIEGINFALMDGMRLMERRAGHCFEEIYLGGGGSQSDEICQITADMFGLPAVRTQTHEVAGIGCAEAAFVGLGAFKDYHEAVDAMVHKKDVFTPDMEQYKIYSELYTEVFKNIYGCLSGLYGRLHEIYHRK
- a CDS encoding uroporphyrinogen decarboxylase family protein, coding for MENVKTLQEERKQLFNDFYNNRLPKRMPIQIQVPHTIMGAVGKISAFEYQYNFGLLRDAADNICMSLNSDTCPIIGVGHNARVPAYYHFMASNNFQMGANGQMQHPEVSGMTAEEYGALIADPYAFMLETAIPRHYEKLSLDKPIERTLALNAAQSAVQKLTGQMGQTLRYLIERYGYYPGAPLGSGGFVAAPFDFLSDQLRGFSGISMDLRRHKSQIKEACEALLPLMYRFALPPNPHPEGFIGNPLHMPPFMRPKDVEELWFPTYKKLLEQLAARGARVRAFCEGDWTRYLDLLRELPAGTILAFEYGDPKLFKEKLGDKFILVGFYPLALLKTGTPQQCIDKAKELLDIMLPGGGYLFNFDKAPMAAEDMNLDNLYALTDFLRDYAVYDNAGTPYGMALNTENYCVDPSIETFDSKYAFDWKAHKEKYPLTPEGARSFLDTTYNQSFRDNILLLV